A region of Burkholderia lata DNA encodes the following proteins:
- a CDS encoding LysR family transcriptional regulator: MDLIGSLTLDQLRVLVTISDVGSFSAAGRALGRVQSAISQSVRTLEETQGIELFDRTRQRPVLTPVGRALVEQARAVLASADRFEAIAAGTKTGLEPSITVAIDPLVPTAPLIASLRALHDAFPDLPVSFSTEGVGGAEQRLRDNAASLALCLLLPSIPDDLIAYPLMDLTLVPVAAADHPLVRLGRPLTRYDLESHVQLVLSDAYGAEGPRHGVIGRRIWRFVDLGRRLDFLRAGFGWCKMPPYIVEPYLADGSLVELDTADEALSPTGSLPIYAAHVRDRPLGRAGSWLLEDLRHRLKQSFDGES; this comes from the coding sequence ATGGATTTGATCGGCAGTCTCACACTCGATCAGTTGCGTGTCCTCGTAACCATTAGCGATGTCGGCAGTTTCTCGGCCGCTGGCCGCGCACTTGGGCGCGTTCAGTCGGCCATCAGCCAGTCGGTCAGAACGCTCGAGGAAACACAGGGAATCGAACTGTTCGACCGCACCCGACAACGACCCGTGCTGACACCGGTTGGCCGCGCGCTCGTTGAGCAGGCCCGCGCCGTCCTGGCGAGCGCAGACCGATTCGAGGCCATTGCGGCAGGTACGAAGACAGGGCTTGAACCGTCAATCACCGTGGCGATCGACCCGCTGGTCCCGACCGCGCCGCTCATAGCCAGTCTGCGTGCGTTGCACGATGCTTTCCCGGACCTGCCGGTTTCGTTCTCCACCGAGGGGGTGGGCGGCGCCGAACAACGTCTGCGCGACAACGCAGCATCGCTCGCACTGTGCCTGCTGTTGCCGTCCATTCCGGACGACCTGATCGCCTATCCGCTCATGGACCTGACGCTGGTGCCTGTCGCCGCCGCCGATCACCCGCTCGTTCGCCTTGGCCGGCCGCTCACCCGATACGATCTGGAGTCGCACGTGCAGCTCGTTTTGTCCGATGCCTATGGCGCGGAGGGCCCCCGGCACGGCGTCATTGGGCGTCGCATCTGGCGCTTCGTCGATCTTGGCAGGCGACTCGATTTCCTTCGTGCTGGCTTTGGCTGGTGCAAGATGCCGCCGTATATCGTCGAGCCGTATCTGGCCGACGGTAGCCTCGTCGAGCTGGACACTGCCGATGAAGCGTTGTCGCCAACGGGATCGCTGCCTATCTACGCGGCACATGTTCGCGACCGACCTCTGGGCCGTGCAGGAAGCTGGCTGCTCGAAGATCTGCGCCATCGCTTGAAGCAGTCGTTCGACGGGGAGTCGTGA
- a CDS encoding FMN-dependent NADH-azoreductase: MPTLLVVEASPRGEQSISRGLTKMFVNQWKREQHDGRVIQRDLMATDLPFVTMPWLGAYFTPPEHQTQDMKNLLRLSDELVAEILSADHIVIGTPVYNYNVPAVLKAYIDHIVRKGKTLGFSGEGLVKGKACTIVMASGGAYTPDSPIRDRDIATGYLRLILKVIGIEDVTVIAGGNAKAVDMGEISRSDFLEAFASDMADAAARPVVQV, encoded by the coding sequence ATGCCCACCTTGCTCGTAGTCGAAGCCAGCCCGCGCGGCGAACAGTCCATCTCCCGTGGACTCACGAAAATGTTCGTCAATCAATGGAAGCGGGAACAGCACGACGGCCGCGTGATCCAGCGCGACCTGATGGCGACCGACCTGCCGTTTGTGACGATGCCGTGGCTCGGCGCCTATTTCACGCCCCCGGAACATCAAACGCAGGATATGAAAAACCTTCTGCGTCTTTCCGATGAACTCGTGGCGGAGATACTGTCCGCTGACCACATCGTCATTGGCACGCCGGTTTACAACTACAACGTCCCCGCCGTGCTGAAGGCGTATATCGACCATATCGTGCGAAAAGGCAAAACGCTGGGCTTCTCCGGCGAAGGTCTGGTTAAAGGCAAGGCATGCACGATCGTGATGGCGTCCGGTGGCGCTTACACGCCGGATTCGCCCATTCGGGACCGCGATATCGCGACCGGCTATTTGCGACTGATCCTCAAGGTGATCGGGATTGAAGACGTCACGGTCATCGCAGGGGGGAACGCAAAGGCGGTCGATATGGGTGAAATATCGCGTAGCGACTTCCTCGAAGCGTTCGCGTCCGATATGGCTGACGCAGCGGCAAGACCCGTAGTGCAGGTGTAA